GGAGGCGTTCCTTATCCTCGGTGAACTCTCCAATCTCGAACGCCCCAATTCCATTTTTGTTTAATTCTGTAATTAAAGCATCAACCTTCCCGGGCGGTGTTATCGCTATCAGCGTTCCAGTGGAGGAGACGCTCCACGGCTCAAGGCCGTAGAAGTCAAGAACCCTCTTTACGAGGGGGTCGAGCTGGAGCTTCTCGGCGTAAACCCTGAAGCCCAGTCCGGAGTTATCCGCCACCTCGTGGAGCGCCGTTAGGCCCCCTTCGGTGGCGTCGTGCATGCCCCTGACGAAGGGTCTGGCCGTTAAGGCGTCGGGGACGACGGTTTCAGACCTGAAGTGCTCCCTGAGCCTTGCTATTTCCCTGAAGCTCAGGAACTTTCTCAGTTCCTTTTCACGGAAATACGCGGCGGAAACAGCAAACTCAAGGCCGACTTTGGCCGTGACGAGTATCCTGTCGCCGGGCCTCGCGAGTGGAAGTTTCAGCCCGTCCTTCCGCACCAGCCCCATAACGGTTGTTGTGCCAGTTGGCTCCCTGATCGATGGATAAACCCCTGTGTGGCCTCCTATTATGGAACTCCCGTAGCGCCTGCACTCCGCGTTCAGCTCACGCATCACCTTTTCCAGAAAACCCTTCCCGCTTCCGGGAGGGAGGAGCAGATCAAGGACGAGCCACCTCGGCCTCGCCCCGAAGACGGCAACGTCGCTCGATGCAAAGTGGTAGGCGAAGAAGCCGAAGGTTTCCTCCGGAACGCCGAGCGTTGGATCCGTCGCGACGACGAGGTAGTGACTTTCATCGTATTCGAGCACCGCCGAGTCGAACCCCTCCCTCGGGCCGTGGATTATCTTCGGATCCTCGATGCCGAGGTTCGGGAAGACTACCTCCCTCAGCACGTCATTCCTCAGCTTTCCGGGCGGAAGTTTCACCTTCCTTCCCTCCGAACCTTGAGACGACGCGCCTTACCTCCCCGAGGGTTTCCTCATTGCAGTCCCAGCACATCACCTCGAAGCTCGGAACCCTCACGCTCACGCGGACCTTCCTCGCTCTGGCGATTTTGCTCACCTCGTAGTTCACCCTGTAGGCCAAGTCCATGAGCTCCTCCGTGACGACCTCCTCGCGGTCGATGTACTGGAGCGGACAGCCCTCGCGCCACTGCCTCCTCCTCGCGTGCTCGTACATGCGGTAGGGCCTTATTCCCGCCTCCTCGGCGAGCCTTTCCACCTCCTCGGCGGTGTACCTTATCAGCGGCCTGAAGAAGGGAACCCCGATTCGGGGTATGTCGCAGAGCCTTATATCGCCTTTGCACTGGTCAAGGAGTGCGCCTATGATCTTGTCGTTGGCGTTGTCGCCCTTGGCTAAGACCTCAAAGCCGTTGTTGAGGGCGAACCACTTGGCGTTCCATAGCATGACCTTCTTGCAGTTTATGCAGATCGGCCCCTTCCTTCCGGTTGCCTCGCGGAGGAGGCCGTCCGTAACATCAACGAGGTAGTGCTCGATGCCGAGTTTTTTTGTAAAGCCCATCGCCCAGTTCAGGGTTTCCCTCCAGCTCCAGCGGTGGAAGAAGGTCAGCGCGGAGACGTCCAGGCCGGCTTCTTTTAGGAGGTAAAGAGCCAGGCTCGAATCCTTTCCGCCTGAAAAGAGGACAAGGATTCGTTTTTCGTAGAGGCCGTTCTTCCTCGAGAACTCTCTGACGTCTCTAATTACCCTTTCAATCATGGAAAAAAGTAACCGGGGAGGCTTAAAAATCTAAGCCTCAGACGTTCACCTTTCCGACCCACTCCTCGGCCAGGTCTCCGACGACGGGGAACTTGTAGCGTTCGCCCTGGTATGCTTTAACCATTCCCAGTATCCAGAGGGCGAGACCGAGGATCCAGAGGAGCCAGGAAATTATGCCGCCGATGTACGGAATGAATCCGAAGATCACTTGAAGCACCGTGATGCCTATGAAGGTTATCAACGATTGCATCGCATGGAAGCGGACGAAATCGCTCTCCTTCTCAAGCACCAGGAATACTATCCCCGTAACCCACCAGACAAGGTAGGCAAGCATTCCCTCGACGTTCTCGTCCAGGCCGAGGGAGGTCTTCTTTGGTTCCCCGCGTGGGGCTTCACTCATAAAGCACACCTCCCAAACTCAACTTTCTATATTCGTCCAACTCCTTAAATACCTTTCCTGCATCTGGTTTTCTCAGTTGCAAAATTGGCGAAGCCTTTAGAACCTGAAAATTTTTGATTTCAAACTTCTAAGTTGTGTTAGGCTCACCAAAGCTTTTTAAGGCTCTCGAGGGAGTTGGATATTGAATTAGGACAGCCTAACGGTGATGCTCATGATTGTACCCCTAAATGCACTCCGCCCCGGGGAAAGGGGTATCGTCGTGAACGTGCTCGGCGGACCCGCTGTCAGGCAGAGGCTGGTGGCAATGGGCCTGACCCCCGGAGCGCCGGTTCAAATAATCGAGGCCCACAGCTACGGGCCGATAATCATCTCCGTGGGAGGCGTCAGGTTCGCAATAGGCAGGGGAATGGCAGGCAAAGTGATGATCAGGAAGCTGTGAGGTGCTCCCGATGATGAAGGTGGTCGCCCTCGCAGGAAACCCGAACGTTGGCAAGACGACCATATTCAACGCGCTGACCGGACTGAGACAGCACGTTGGCAACTGGCCCGGCGTGACCGTGGAGAAGAAGGAGGGAGTGCTGGAGTACCAGGGGCAGAGGTTTCTTGTCGTGGATCTGCCCGGTACCTACTCCCTCACGGCCCACTCGGTGGACGAGCTCGTGACGAGGGATTTCCTCCTCAAGGGGAGCGCCGACGTGGTCGTGAACGTGGTAGATGCGACCGCGCTTATGAGGAACCTCTTTCTCACGATGGAGATACTTGAGATGGGCCTGGATAACGTCATAATAGCCCTCAACAAGCTCGACCTCGCAGAGAAGCACGGGATAGAGATAAACGTGAAGCGAATGGAGGAAACCCTGGGCGTTCCTGTTGTTCCGCTCAGCGCCAAGGAGGGAGTGGGCTTAGAGGAGCTGAAGGAAAAGATATACCAGATGGCCAACGGACTTCTTAAAGAACGCCCCGTGATTCCCCGCTATGACCCGGAGGTCGAGAGGGAGATAGAGCACATAACTGAGGTTCTCAGGGGTACACCGCTAGCGGAAAAGTACAACCTCCGCTGGCTCGCGGTAAAGCTCCTCCAGCGCGACGACGGCGTGATAAAGCTCGTTCTGAGGCACCTCGGGAAGGAGAAGCTCGACGAGATAATGGGCCACATAGCCGAGGTGGAGGAGCGCTATAAGAGGGCGATGGACCTCATAATAGCCAGCCAGAAGTACGAGTTCATAGACGGCCTCATGCACCGCTTCGTGAGGTACACGAAGGCAGAAGGCGAGAGCCTGAGCGACCAGCTCGACAGGATCCTGACGCACCCGGTTTACGGCCTGCTCGCCCTCTTTGGGGTCTTCTACCTGATGTTCAAGTTCGTCTTTGCCGTCGGCCTGCCGCTCCAGGAGCTCCTTGATGGAACGTTTTCGGCCTTTGGCGAGTGGCTAGCGCCCCACATAGCAAACGAGACTCTGAGGGGCCTTCTAGTGGACGGTGTAATAGCCGGCGTCGGCTCGGTTCTGAGCTTCTTCCCGCTCGTGTTCCTCCTCTTCCTGGCACTCTCGGTGCTCGAGGACGTTGGGTACATGGCCAGGGCCGCCGTCGTCATGGAGAGGATAATGCGCAAGTTTGGCCTTCCAGGGAAGAGCTTCATTCCCCTGGTTCTCGCCTTCGGCTGCAACGTCCCCGCCGTGATGGCCACCAGAACCCTCGACGAGGAGAGGGACAGACTGCTGACCATGCTCGTGAACCCCCTTATACCCTGCTCTGCCAGGCTCAGCGTTATAAGCTTCCTCGCAGGGGCGTTCTTCACAGGGCATCAGGCGCTGGTCGCGGTGAGTATCTACGCCACCGCCGTGCTCCTGGCCTTGCTCATGGCCTGGCTGATAGGAAAACTGGTCGTCAAGGGGGAGGAAAGTCCGTTCATCATTGAGTTACCGGAGTACCTTATCCCCTCGTGGAGAACCGTGATGCTCCACTCCTGGGAGAGGAGCAAGGAGTTCGTCAAGAAGGCCGGAACGATAATCCTCCTCGGCTCGATAGCGATATGGTATCTCAGCAACTACCCCGTTCCGATAGGCACTGGCGAGAGCTACGCCGAAAAGCTGGGCATGTTCTTCGAGCCCTACATGAAACTGATGGGCCTCGACTGGAAGGCGGCAGTTAGTCTGCTGTTCGGAATAATCGCTAAGGAGAACGTCATATCGACCTACGGGATAATCTACGGAAGCGAGGAGGCAATAGTCGGTGCCATGACGCCGCTCCAGGCCTACGTGCTCGGCATGGTAACGACCCTGTACGTGCCGTGCATAGCGACGATAGCCGCGATAAGGGCCGAAAGCGGCTGGAAGTGGGCGGCCTTCACGGTGGTTTATATGATGGTCCTGGCGAGTATCGTGGGAATCCTGATATGGAACATCGGGACTGCCCTGGGCTACTGAGGTGTTGGAATGCTGGAGAGGATCCTGGAACTCTTGGAGAAGGGGAAAAGTCTGGACGAGATAGCGAAGGAGCTGGGGGTTCCAAGGGACGAGGTCGCCGGCGCCATGGAGGTGCTGGCAGACCTCGGTTACCTGGAGCGGGTGGAAGTGGGGGAGAGCCCCTGCGCCACCTGTCCCCTTAAGAGCGTCTGTCCCGGCTCCTGCTTCCGCTTCAAGGGGAAGGTATATCAACTCCCAGATTTCAGGCTCGACTGGAAGGACAGGGTATCGAAACCGTGATTGGCCCTTGCAGGGCTTATATTTTTTCCGCAATTAAACCCAATTTTTGGGGCAAAACACTTATGTGGGGCCTAAACGCGGATTTTTCGAACTTTTCACCGTCAGTTAAATCCGCCACCGCGGGTTATATATTTTATGGCCGTAAAACATATAAAACCCCCCGTCGAAATGTAGACGGTGATACCATGAAGGCGGTTATTCTTGCAGGTGGTTTCGGGACGAGGCTGAGGCCAATCTCATCGACCAGGCCCAAGCCGATGGTCCCGGTTCTCGGAAAACCGAACCTCCAGTACATCCTTGAGAGCCTGGAGAAGGTCCAAGAGATAGATGAAGTCATTCTCTCGGTTCACTACATGAGGGGAGAGATCAGGGAGTTCATAGAGGAGAAGATGGTCGATTACCCGAAGGATATAAGGTTCGTCAATGACCCGATGCCGCTCGAAACCGGCGGAGCGCTCAAGAACGTTGAGGAGTACGTGAGTGAGGACTTCCTCGTCATCTACGGTGACGTTTTCACGAACTTCGACTTCAGGGAGCTCATCGAAGCCCACAGGAACAACGACGGCCTCATAACGGTCGCGGTGACCAAGGTCTACGACCCTGAGAAATACGGTGTCGTCGAGCTGGACGACGGAAACAGGGTGACCCACTTCGAGGAGAAACCCCACAGGCCCAGGACCAACCTCGTCGATGCAGGCATCTACGTCGTGAACAGGAAAGTCCTCGAGGAGATACCGAAGGGCAAGGAGGTCTACTTCGAGAGGGAGGTACTCCCGAAGTACGTCGCCAGGGGCGAGGTCTACGCCCACAAGATACCGCGCGGGAACTACTGGATAGACCTCGGAACCCCCGAGGACCTCTTCTACGCCCACCAGGTGGCGATGGACGAGATAACCAGGGAGAACGGCTACTTCGTCGTCAGGGAGGGGACCGAAGTCCCGGAGGACGTCGAGATACAGGGCCCGGTTTACATAGACGAGGGGGTCAAGATCGGGCACGGCGTCAAGATAAAGGCCTACACCTACATAGGCCCGAACACCGTGGTGGAGGACAGGGCCTACCTCAAGCGCTCGATACTCATCGGCCACGACGTGGTTCGCGAGAGGGCCGAGATAAAGGACAGCATTCTCGGCGAAGGTGTCGTCGTCGGGAAGAACGTTATACTCAAGGAAAACGCCGTCGTCGGCGACTACGCAAGGATATACGACAACCTCGTCATCTACGGCGCCAAGATACTGCCCTGGAAGAAGGTCGAGGAGTACGAGGCCTACATCAGGATAAAGCTCGACCCGACCAAGGTGAGGCCCGGCGCCACGCCGGAGCGCTGCCCGCTCGGCCTGCCCGAGTGCATCTACACGAAGTTCAAGGCCATCGCTGGAGAAAAGCCGCCCTGCGACGAGTGCATAGAGAACCAGTGGCTCTTCTGATGCGCTTTTCAAATTTTCTGTCCGTTTCTGGCCAGTAAGTTTTATTTTTAATCTTAGAACACACTAGGCGCCTGGCGATATTCTGGTCTCCTCGATTTTGTCAATTCGATAGTGCACGACAGCCGATCCAGCCCAGGATATCAATATAAGAAGATCATGCCCAAAATCAAAACCCTCCCTTTCAATTCTCCCAGAGTCTTATTGCAACGTGATGACGCCCCACCACATCTTTTTAGTTTATGTTACTTTCAATTCTCCCAGAGTCTTATTGCAACGGGCTTCATGAACGGCTCATTCTCCTTTCAATTCTTCTTTCAATTCTCCCAGAGTCTTATTGCAACCAGCTTTGAAATGCTCGCGAGGAAGTTCGACATCCCCACTTTCAATTCTCCCAGAGTCTTATTGCAACCTGGGTTGGCGTCAAGATAATACAATGCCCCCTCCCCTTTCAATTCTCCCAGAGTCTTATTGCAACTGTGCTGTGGGCCTTTGCAAAGACTCTCTCCTATGTCACTTTCAATTCTCCCAGAGTCTTATTGCAACCTGCCTACCGTAACGGCCTTGGTAAACTGCGTTTCCCCTTTCAATTCTCCCAGAGTCTTATTGCAACGAAGCGGTTGATTTGGCTCAACCGCTCATCAACGTATTTCAATTCTCCCAGAGTCTTATTGCAACGCGAAAATTTTTGATTTTTTGGCACAGAAAGTTAGCAATTTCAATTCTCCCAGAGTCTTATTGCAACACACCACGGTCGCCCACCTTCCGCTCAATCCTGAATTTCAATTCTCCCAGAGTCTTATTGCAACTCAAAAACAAAACCACCGTTCCCGCCGTTCCCCTTATATTTCAATTCTCCCAGAGTCTTATTGCAACCCATCATAACCGCCATACTACTCCCCAACATAACCATTTCAATTCTCCCAGAGTCTTATTGCAACTAGCGGCTGACCCACAAGTTAAAGCCGCTAATCTGGTATTTCAATTCTCCCAGAGTCTTATTGCAACCTCTCTTCTTATAAAAGGTTTACTTCCAGTGGAACCACATTTCAATTCTCCCAGAGTCTTATTGCAACTCCATGGCCCCGGCCAATGCGATGAACGCGTCGGCCAATTTCAATTCTCCCAGAGTCTTATTGCAACAGAGATAAAGGGGAAAGCCGCTACAAACCTGGAAAAATTTCAATTCTCCCAGAGTCTTATTGCAACACCGCCGACTACAAGTTCTACATCGTGCCGAATCCATTTCAATTCTCCCAGAGTCTTATTGCAACAAAATCCTTGAGCGCGTGTTCAAGGAGGCAGTGAAGACATTTCAATTCTCCCAGAGTCTTATTGCAACCCGCTATGGCGAGTATCCCTACACTTGCCTGCAACTCATTTCAATTCTCCCAGAGTCTTATTGCAACGGGCGCTCAAGACTGCTTTATGATAAAACCCCGATACTATTTCAATTCTCCCAGAGTCTTATTGCAACGCGCAGTAAAAACAGTGCCCGACTGCCTGGAATAATGCATTTCAATTCTCCCAGAGTCTTATTGCAACCTCTGGCCTTGGCCTTATCTTTAACCTTCAGCTTCAATTTCAATTCTCCCAGAGTCTTATTGCAACTTCCGTTCTGCTTGAAGTATTCAACGATAACTTCAATTTCAATTCTCCCAGAGTCTTATTGCAACAGGACGTTGAGCGGGTGAGGGAACTGAGGGAGACTTTATTTCAATTCTCCCAGAGTCTTATTGCAACAGCCTCTTATGCACTGAACCAGAATTCTCCAGAATTCATTTCAATTCTCCCAGAGTCTTATTGCAACAAAATCCTTGAGCGCGTGTTCAAGGAGGCAGTGAAGACATTTCAATTCTCCCAGAGTCTTATTGCAACGCTTAAGTAGGCGTTGCCTTCTTTTGTTACATAATAATTTCAATTCTCCCAGAGTCTTATTGCAACACCTTATCTCTCTCACTCATTCTCGCTCACCTCTCGATTTCAATTCTCCCAGAGTCTTATTGCAACCATCTTGCCGTCTTTCTGCTAAGTTGGTGGCAAATTCATTTCAATTCTCCCAGAGTCTTATTGCAACCGAGACAGACGTTCCAAATAAAATGGAACAGAAATTTCAATTCTCCCAGAGTCTTATTGCAACTTCTGGAGGTTTGGACTAAGGAGGCTGACGGCCACCCCATTTCAATTCTCCCAGAGTCTTATTGCAACGACCATCGCCGCAAGCCTGCCCTTGTGTGCTTCGTCATTTCAATTCTCCCAGAGTCTTATTGCAACACTAAAACCGCCTCGCTCGATTGGGTTTGTGGTGAAAGTGATTTCAATTCTCCCAGAGTCTTATTGCAACGGCCTGGAGGAGTTTGCAGGCGCCGTAAGTTCCGTAGATTTCAATTCTCCCAGAGTCTTATTGCAACCTATGACGTCGAGCTTTTTGATTTTTGTCGGGTCGAGATTTCAATTCTCCCAGAGTCTTATTGCAACTCGGAGAGTGGGAGGGCTTTCTCGCGGTAACGGATAGATTTCAATTCTCCCAGAGTCTTATTGCAACGCTGAGCATGTGGGTAAGCTGGTTGAGGTGAAGGGTCGATTTCAATTCTCCCAGAGTCTTATTGCAACATTCAGCCTCATTCTCTGCTATTTCTGCTATTTCCTCATTTCAATTCTCCCAGAGTCTTATTGCAACTTCTTCTCATTGTCGAGGTAGATGATGACTCCGTAGATTTCAATTCTCCCAGAGTCTTATTGCAACAGGGCGGGAATTCCGCCCGTTCGCCCAGTAAAAGCCTATGCAGTCTCGAATATTTAAGCCTTTCTGAAGACCACTGGAAAAGAGCCCGCCAAAAGTCGTGGATCCAAGAAGCCAAAGAGGAGGCAGCACCTCAAACACCCGCTCAACCGGCTGAATCCCCTGATGTATGAAAAAGTGCACACGATTTCCTGACCATTCCAAAGCGCTTAAAACGCCAAAAAACCTCGAAGGCAGATTAAAATGCAAAAAGAAACTGTTTCCACTGGGATAAGGGTGTTTTCCAACCACCCCCTGCCTGTTTTTAGAATTCCGAAGAAAATTCGTTACAGTTCAATGTGCTCATCGCAACAAAAAGTTACAGATACAAAAGCCCAAAAATCGATCTCCGGGGGCACGTAAAGTGAAATTTTAAAAATCCGCCGCCACCAATGGGAGGAAATTCAAATCAAAATCACCTCAGCGTGATAATCTCACAGGGAGGGCGGTCGAAAGATATATATCAAATCCTGCATATTTTTCTCAGCTCTTAATAACCCATCGTAATGTTTAAAACCCGCAGGCCTTATAA
This Thermococcus cleftensis DNA region includes the following protein-coding sequences:
- a CDS encoding FeoA family protein; this encodes MIVPLNALRPGERGIVVNVLGGPAVRQRLVAMGLTPGAPVQIIEAHSYGPIIISVGGVRFAIGRGMAGKVMIRKL
- a CDS encoding DNA-binding protein, with product MLERILELLEKGKSLDEIAKELGVPRDEVAGAMEVLADLGYLERVEVGESPCATCPLKSVCPGSCFRFKGKVYQLPDFRLDWKDRVSKP
- a CDS encoding DUF4870 domain-containing protein is translated as MSEAPRGEPKKTSLGLDENVEGMLAYLVWWVTGIVFLVLEKESDFVRFHAMQSLITFIGITVLQVIFGFIPYIGGIISWLLWILGLALWILGMVKAYQGERYKFPVVGDLAEEWVGKVNV
- the feoB gene encoding ferrous iron transport protein B, which produces MMKVVALAGNPNVGKTTIFNALTGLRQHVGNWPGVTVEKKEGVLEYQGQRFLVVDLPGTYSLTAHSVDELVTRDFLLKGSADVVVNVVDATALMRNLFLTMEILEMGLDNVIIALNKLDLAEKHGIEINVKRMEETLGVPVVPLSAKEGVGLEELKEKIYQMANGLLKERPVIPRYDPEVEREIEHITEVLRGTPLAEKYNLRWLAVKLLQRDDGVIKLVLRHLGKEKLDEIMGHIAEVEERYKRAMDLIIASQKYEFIDGLMHRFVRYTKAEGESLSDQLDRILTHPVYGLLALFGVFYLMFKFVFAVGLPLQELLDGTFSAFGEWLAPHIANETLRGLLVDGVIAGVGSVLSFFPLVFLLFLALSVLEDVGYMARAAVVMERIMRKFGLPGKSFIPLVLAFGCNVPAVMATRTLDEERDRLLTMLVNPLIPCSARLSVISFLAGAFFTGHQALVAVSIYATAVLLALLMAWLIGKLVVKGEESPFIIELPEYLIPSWRTVMLHSWERSKEFVKKAGTIILLGSIAIWYLSNYPVPIGTGESYAEKLGMFFEPYMKLMGLDWKAAVSLLFGIIAKENVISTYGIIYGSEEAIVGAMTPLQAYVLGMVTTLYVPCIATIAAIRAESGWKWAAFTVVYMMVLASIVGILIWNIGTALGY
- a CDS encoding DUF7411 family protein, with product MIERVIRDVREFSRKNGLYEKRILVLFSGGKDSSLALYLLKEAGLDVSALTFFHRWSWRETLNWAMGFTKKLGIEHYLVDVTDGLLREATGRKGPICINCKKVMLWNAKWFALNNGFEVLAKGDNANDKIIGALLDQCKGDIRLCDIPRIGVPFFRPLIRYTAEEVERLAEEAGIRPYRMYEHARRRQWREGCPLQYIDREEVVTEELMDLAYRVNYEVSKIARARKVRVSVRVPSFEVMCWDCNEETLGEVRRVVSRFGGKEGETSARKAEE
- a CDS encoding sugar phosphate nucleotidyltransferase; this encodes MKAVILAGGFGTRLRPISSTRPKPMVPVLGKPNLQYILESLEKVQEIDEVILSVHYMRGEIREFIEEKMVDYPKDIRFVNDPMPLETGGALKNVEEYVSEDFLVIYGDVFTNFDFRELIEAHRNNDGLITVAVTKVYDPEKYGVVELDDGNRVTHFEEKPHRPRTNLVDAGIYVVNRKVLEEIPKGKEVYFEREVLPKYVARGEVYAHKIPRGNYWIDLGTPEDLFYAHQVAMDEITRENGYFVVREGTEVPEDVEIQGPVYIDEGVKIGHGVKIKAYTYIGPNTVVEDRAYLKRSILIGHDVVRERAEIKDSILGEGVVVGKNVILKENAVVGDYARIYDNLVIYGAKILPWKKVEEYEAYIRIKLDPTKVRPGATPERCPLGLPECIYTKFKAIAGEKPPCDECIENQWLF
- a CDS encoding AIR synthase family protein, which encodes MKLPPGKLRNDVLREVVFPNLGIEDPKIIHGPREGFDSAVLEYDESHYLVVATDPTLGVPEETFGFFAYHFASSDVAVFGARPRWLVLDLLLPPGSGKGFLEKVMRELNAECRRYGSSIIGGHTGVYPSIREPTGTTTVMGLVRKDGLKLPLARPGDRILVTAKVGLEFAVSAAYFREKELRKFLSFREIARLREHFRSETVVPDALTARPFVRGMHDATEGGLTALHEVADNSGLGFRVYAEKLQLDPLVKRVLDFYGLEPWSVSSTGTLIAITPPGKVDALITELNKNGIGAFEIGEFTEDKERLLIENGEEKEFPVFEGDPYVELYG